The DNA sequence GGCTATTTGACTTAAGATATAATTTACAGTGTCTTCAACGCTATGTATGTTCTCAATATTGTTAACTTGATGAAAATTATTGGTCGTATTGAGGCGCTGCTCAACCGCTTTGTAAATGTCTACGACTCTGTCAGCTACAGCTTCCATTGGATCGATAAAAGTCACGTTAGCGAAATTCTTTTGTAGAATATCTCGTACTAATGGTAACTCGGTGCAGCCCAAAATAACGGTGCTAACCCCCTGATCGACTAAGGCTTGAATCGCTTTAGAAAGCAGGGCCGCATTGTGCTCGAATTCCCCTGATTTGATCCCATTAGTTTGTCTAAGATCTTGACCAGAAATGGTTTTCTTGCCAGTAGTCTCTCCGTATATGGCACTGTGAACATAATGCTCT is a window from the Agarivorans sp. TSD2052 genome containing:
- a CDS encoding aspartate/glutamate racemase family protein, with the protein product MNPSQQHRYNALYKQHLTNLTLQGKRPATIDAYSHAVRRMTGNTAHYFRNEVQKHTNVYLVDMLKTTVDLIKQNNAESIVGILCTNGTYNSCIYDRYLKDANLAFIKPAECEQEHYVHSAIYGETTGKKTISGQDLRQTNGIKSGEFEHNAALLSKAIQALVDQGVSTVILGCTELPLVRDILQKNFANVTFIDPMEAVADRVVDIYKAVEQRLNTTNNFHQVNNIENIHSVEDTVNYILSQIANDSRVLPMMNDQKIA